AGAGAGAAAAATGAGGAGAGGAAATAAGTATAGGTGTGGTCAAACCACATGTCCTCTCAACGGTGATCGATCTTCTCATCTCATCAGGTGGTATAGTGAGGTTTGTATATGTGTGAGTTTGTGGTTGTGGAAGTGGAACGATGGACACATGACCTCGGCCTGGGCGTGGCGGGGTCACATGAAGTCGAACTCGTCCTCCAAGGCCCCACGGGCGAGCTCGAAGCACGACTCGGGCAGGTCCCGGGACAGCGAGCGGACCGGGAAGACCGCGGAGCCGCGGTCGTCGTCCGGCGCGTGCTGCTGGTGCCACGGGCTGAACTTGGTCGGGTCGAATGGGTAGGGCTCGGCGTCGTCGCAGAACATGTCCATGTGCGGGAGCGGCTCCACATTGCCGCAGGTCCAGGTGCCGGTGCCGGTGCCGGTGCTgttgctggagctgtcgccgccGCCTGTGTAGGCGCTGTACGTGGTGGCGTCGGAGCCGACGCCGCCGTAGCCACACAAGGAGTAGGAGCCCTGCATGCGCATTGTGGGGACGTTTGTCACGGACATGGGGTCGAAGCTGCAGTCGACCGGGGAGTGCGGCGCTAGGAGATCGTCACTGCCAACAGAGCCGCCGAAGCAGCCGTCTTCCGCAGCGGAGACTAGCTGCTTGCACTCGTCGTGCGGCTCGGCATCAGCGGCAGCGTCATTGAGCGGTTCGTGGGTGGTGGGGTCGATGCTCTGCTGCCGGAGCTTCTTCTTGATGCACGAGTTCCAGAAGTTCTTGATCTCGTTGTCGGTCCGGCCTGGCAGCTGCGACGCTATCTGGGACCACCTGACAACCAACATAAAGGAGTAGTGCAGTTGA
The Aegilops tauschii subsp. strangulata cultivar AL8/78 chromosome 3, Aet v6.0, whole genome shotgun sequence genome window above contains:
- the LOC109777930 gene encoding myb-related protein Hv33, producing the protein MRAMGREAAAAVACSSNKPKLRRGLWSPEEDEKLYNHIIRYGVGCWSSVPRLAGLERCGKSCRLRWINYLRPDLKRGSFSQQEEDLIVSLHKILGNRWSQIASQLPGRTDNEIKNFWNSCIKKKLRQQSIDPTTHEPLNDAAADAEPHDECKQLVSAAEDGCFGGSVGSDDLLAPHSPVDCSFDPMSVTNVPTMRMQGSYSLCGYGGVGSDATTYSAYTGGGDSSSNSTGTGTGTWTCGNVEPLPHMDMFCDDAEPYPFDPTKFSPWHQQHAPDDDRGSAVFPVRSLSRDLPESCFELARGALEDEFDFM